The following are encoded together in the Flavihumibacter fluvii genome:
- a CDS encoding NAD(P)-dependent oxidoreductase has product MIAFLGTGLLGANFTKALLAKGENVQVWNRTADKAKALEAAGAKAFDNAADAVKGAIRIHITLSDDAVVDAVLEQAAAGLEPGAFILDHTTTSAEGAILRTKKWAEKGFTYVHAPVFMGPVNALDSSGFMLISENEEITKKVSPWLSAMTGKLLSFGNTTGKAAGIKLIGNLFLLTLTGGLSDMLALAKSLNISGNEISTLFESFNPGAAAPSRLKRLMQADYDNPSWELQMARKDARLMMEAAAKGNNSLVLVPQIAKEMDRFLAKDFAHKDWSIIVSENL; this is encoded by the coding sequence ATGATCGCATTCCTGGGAACCGGCCTGTTAGGCGCAAACTTTACAAAAGCATTATTGGCAAAGGGTGAAAACGTCCAGGTCTGGAACCGGACAGCGGATAAAGCCAAAGCACTGGAAGCCGCAGGCGCCAAAGCATTTGACAACGCGGCAGACGCAGTAAAAGGAGCTATACGGATCCATATCACCCTATCTGATGACGCTGTCGTAGATGCTGTCCTGGAACAAGCTGCTGCAGGACTAGAGCCGGGTGCATTTATCCTCGACCATACCACCACTTCTGCAGAAGGGGCCATCCTTCGCACGAAAAAATGGGCAGAAAAAGGCTTTACCTATGTGCATGCCCCGGTATTCATGGGACCTGTTAATGCCCTGGACAGCAGTGGCTTTATGCTGATTTCGGAAAACGAGGAAATCACCAAAAAAGTGAGCCCCTGGCTGTCTGCAATGACCGGGAAACTGCTCAGTTTCGGCAATACTACAGGCAAGGCGGCGGGTATCAAATTAATTGGCAATCTTTTCCTGCTCACCCTGACCGGCGGACTTTCCGATATGCTTGCCCTGGCCAAATCGCTCAATATCAGCGGCAATGAAATTTCTACCCTGTTTGAATCATTCAACCCCGGGGCTGCTGCGCCTTCAAGACTGAAAAGGTTAATGCAGGCTGATTATGACAATCCATCCTGGGAATTACAGATGGCACGCAAAGACGCAAGGCTGATGATGGAAGCTGCTGCAAAAGGCAATAACTCACTGGTGCTGGTGCCACAGATTGCAAAAGAAATGGACCGGTTCCTGGCGAAAGATTTTGCGCACAAGGACTGGTCCATAATAGTTTCCGAAAACCTATGA
- a CDS encoding MarR family winged helix-turn-helix transcriptional regulator has protein sequence MSINKDINQRKFRNEHQKLMINLIYSYNWVMENSKKHLDQYGLTSQQFNILRILRGAGEPLSTLQIRQRMLDKMSDTSRIVDRLVKKDLVQKVVCPADRRLVDITITEKGQALLAEMDEHESEWDNLLKNLNTQEATQLNGLLDKLRHSES, from the coding sequence ATGAGCATTAATAAAGATATTAACCAGCGTAAATTCAGGAATGAACACCAGAAACTTATGATCAACCTGATCTATTCTTATAACTGGGTAATGGAAAATTCCAAGAAACACCTTGACCAATACGGCCTCACCAGCCAGCAGTTTAATATCCTCAGGATCCTGCGTGGTGCCGGCGAACCATTAAGCACCCTGCAGATCCGCCAGCGCATGCTTGATAAAATGAGCGATACTTCCCGCATTGTAGACAGGCTGGTCAAAAAGGACCTGGTGCAGAAGGTGGTTTGTCCGGCTGACCGCCGGCTGGTAGACATTACCATCACTGAAAAAGGCCAGGCCCTGCTGGCTGAAATGGATGAACATGAAAGCGAGTGGGATAACCTGCTCAAAAACCTGAATACCCAGGAGGCCACCCAACTGAATGGTTTGCTGGATAAATTACGGCATTCTGAAAGTTGA
- a CDS encoding glycoside hydrolase family 25 protein, translating into MAKKKSQPLSLFKISIALFSVLLLGALAWWWYKSTLPDFIRYDAFGIEIPTEFSIHGIDVSKYQERINWEAVKGMEVEDVQIGFTFIKATEGLGNMDAYFKRNWEKAADAGLPRGAYHFFIAPKSGADQAENFIRRVELKKGDLPPVLDVEQTYGVSAAKLRVEVKAFLDRLEAHYGVKPIIYTNVDFYNRYLKDDFDQYPLWVAHYLKKDRPRIARTWAFWQFSETGYVNGIRGQVDFNVFNGDSTDFQDLLID; encoded by the coding sequence ATGGCGAAGAAGAAATCACAACCACTATCACTTTTCAAAATTAGTATAGCCTTGTTTTCTGTTTTGCTGCTGGGCGCTTTGGCCTGGTGGTGGTATAAAAGTACCCTGCCCGATTTTATCCGCTATGATGCTTTTGGTATTGAGATCCCCACAGAATTTTCCATTCATGGCATCGATGTGTCCAAATACCAGGAAAGGATCAATTGGGAAGCTGTTAAAGGAATGGAAGTAGAGGATGTACAGATTGGTTTCACTTTCATCAAGGCAACCGAAGGCCTTGGGAATATGGATGCCTACTTTAAAAGAAATTGGGAAAAAGCAGCCGATGCAGGCTTGCCACGTGGGGCTTACCATTTTTTCATTGCGCCTAAAAGTGGGGCAGACCAGGCAGAGAATTTTATCCGCCGGGTTGAATTAAAAAAAGGCGACCTGCCTCCTGTCCTGGATGTTGAACAAACATATGGCGTAAGTGCTGCAAAGTTGCGGGTAGAAGTAAAGGCCTTCCTCGATCGCCTGGAAGCCCACTATGGCGTTAAACCGATCATTTACACCAACGTAGATTTTTATAACCGCTACCTCAAAGACGATTTCGACCAATACCCGCTCTGGGTGGCCCATTACCTTAAAAAGGACCGGCCCCGGATCGCCCGCACCTGGGCGTTCTGGCAATTCAGTGAAACCGGCTATGTGAACGGTATCCGCGGACAGGTTGACTTCAATGTCTTCAACGGTGATTCAACAGACTTTCAGGACCTGTTGATTGATTAG
- a CDS encoding vWA domain-containing protein, protein MPSTFKPMFTGFAIITLIIATAFYKKQEAPGRPGTDPLPVPLESPMHPAKKIQVAILLDVSNSMDGLIDQAKAQLWNMVSVMGKASCDGFTPQIEIALYEYGRSSNNPGAGYVQRINSFTKDLDQVSKNLFRLTTNGGDEYCGQVMFTSLKELEWDATPGQYKVIFIAGNEDFLQGNLPFTKACTAAKQKGVIVNTIYCGDRMQGIREHWNLGAECGSGSFTNINADAKIDDIATPYDDPIFKLNEKLNDTYIGYGVKGEESKAKQAEMDAANYQLNKSSAAKRAAVKSQKSVYRNEAWDLVDAEAEKPGFSAKIPKSSLPKELQNKSDKELELFIRQTAAERETIQKEITLLNNKREAFLRAEKAKKNSPTEQTLETEIEKILKQQAGRYKMVIK, encoded by the coding sequence ATGCCATCCACCTTCAAACCAATGTTTACCGGCTTTGCCATCATCACCCTGATCATTGCCACTGCATTTTATAAAAAACAAGAAGCGCCCGGCCGCCCCGGTACTGACCCCTTGCCGGTCCCTTTGGAATCGCCGATGCATCCGGCGAAAAAAATACAAGTCGCTATTTTATTGGATGTATCCAATAGTATGGACGGCCTGATCGATCAGGCTAAAGCCCAACTCTGGAATATGGTCAGTGTGATGGGTAAAGCAAGTTGTGATGGCTTCACCCCACAAATTGAGATCGCCTTGTATGAATATGGAAGAAGCTCAAACAATCCTGGTGCAGGGTATGTGCAACGCATTAATTCATTTACAAAAGACCTCGACCAGGTATCGAAGAACCTGTTTCGTTTAACTACCAATGGCGGTGATGAATACTGCGGCCAGGTTATGTTCACCTCCCTGAAGGAACTTGAATGGGATGCGACACCCGGACAATACAAAGTAATTTTTATAGCCGGCAATGAAGATTTTTTACAGGGCAACCTCCCATTTACAAAGGCATGTACAGCTGCTAAACAAAAGGGAGTGATCGTTAATACCATCTATTGCGGGGACCGGATGCAGGGTATCCGGGAGCATTGGAACCTTGGTGCGGAATGCGGAAGTGGCAGTTTCACGAATATCAATGCAGACGCGAAGATCGATGATATCGCAACGCCTTATGATGATCCGATTTTCAAGCTCAATGAAAAACTGAATGACACTTATATTGGCTATGGTGTTAAAGGGGAAGAAAGCAAAGCGAAGCAGGCAGAAATGGATGCAGCCAATTACCAGTTGAATAAGTCTTCAGCAGCAAAACGGGCAGCGGTAAAAAGCCAGAAAAGTGTGTATCGTAATGAAGCCTGGGACCTGGTAGATGCCGAAGCCGAAAAACCCGGATTTTCCGCTAAGATCCCCAAATCCTCATTGCCCAAAGAACTGCAGAATAAATCGGATAAGGAATTGGAACTGTTTATCAGGCAAACCGCCGCTGAAAGGGAAACCATTCAAAAAGAAATCACCCTGCTGAATAACAAACGGGAAGCTTTCCTCAGGGCAGAAAAAGCAAAGAAAAATAGTCCCACAGAACAAACCCTTGAAACCGAAATTGAAAAGATTTTAAAGCAGCAGGCTGGCCGCTATAAAATGGTGATTAAATAA
- a CDS encoding radical SAM/SPASM domain-containing protein: MMPFNATDSINLFKKFTFRRGWNAAKVLSSYYISKYTKKPVQWGLPISISFEPTTSCNLRCPECPSGLRAFTRPTGMLQNDFFSETIDQLYKDLLYLVFYFQGEPYLNPDFLQMVKYAGDKGIYTATSTNAHYLTDTNARKTVESGLDRLIISIDGTTQKVYEQYRVGGRLDKVLEGARNIVRWKKELRSKTPFIVFQFLVVRPNEHQIEEVKQLAKEIGVDDVWLKTAQVYDYMHDPNQLIPTLDKYSRYKKNTSGAVDIKNSLENHCWRAWHATVITWDGLVVPCCFDKDAQHTLGDLKGKPFREVWEHNDYRNFRAKLLQGRANIDICANCSEGTRVWG; the protein is encoded by the coding sequence ATGATGCCGTTTAATGCTACTGATTCAATTAACCTGTTTAAGAAATTTACTTTTCGCCGTGGCTGGAATGCGGCAAAAGTGCTGAGCAGTTATTATATCAGTAAGTATACTAAAAAGCCCGTCCAATGGGGCCTGCCTATCTCCATTTCATTTGAACCGACAACATCCTGCAACCTCCGGTGTCCTGAATGCCCGAGCGGTTTAAGGGCCTTTACCCGGCCAACGGGCATGCTGCAAAATGATTTTTTCTCTGAAACCATCGACCAGTTGTATAAGGACCTTTTATACCTGGTATTTTATTTCCAGGGCGAGCCTTACCTCAACCCCGATTTCCTGCAAATGGTAAAATATGCCGGCGATAAGGGGATCTATACCGCTACCTCTACCAATGCGCATTACCTGACAGATACCAATGCAAGAAAGACGGTTGAAAGTGGCCTTGACCGTTTAATCATATCCATTGACGGCACAACGCAGAAAGTGTATGAGCAATACCGTGTGGGAGGAAGGCTGGATAAGGTGCTGGAAGGTGCCCGGAATATAGTCAGGTGGAAAAAGGAACTGCGCAGCAAAACCCCGTTTATTGTATTCCAATTCCTGGTGGTGCGGCCCAATGAACACCAGATAGAAGAAGTGAAACAATTGGCGAAGGAAATCGGCGTTGATGATGTATGGTTGAAGACTGCCCAGGTTTATGACTATATGCATGACCCGAACCAATTGATCCCGACGTTGGATAAATACAGCAGGTATAAGAAGAATACATCTGGTGCCGTAGATATAAAAAATTCCCTGGAAAACCACTGCTGGCGGGCATGGCATGCCACTGTGATTACCTGGGACGGATTAGTGGTGCCTTGTTGTTTTGACAAGGATGCACAGCACACATTGGGTGACCTGAAGGGAAAGCCATTCCGGGAGGTATGGGAACATAATGACTACCGGAATTTCAGGGCCAAATTGTTGCAGGGCCGTGCCAATATTGACATTTGTGCTAATTGTTCAGAAGGGACAAGGGTTTGGGGTTAA
- a CDS encoding amidohydrolase: MKFLYTLLFLITCSVSAQESLFFNGKIFTGNRKQPFANSILIRNQKIIAVGDLADVNKFSGKAVKKIDLEGGMVLPGLIDSHIHAIDGGETLTKPNLVDNALSIAGLTAYIKGLYQRKEGFTGDVLDIYGLNISTWSSLDSISAAFNGGDFVNTPVFLRGSDGHTAWANNALLKKAGIDQRYIDDQSETLKKYFKRLPNGQPTGFVAEDAVGKIAAVIPDQTNWKLAAEKAMEHLNSLGITAWLDPSAGNTRTDTSVLLNAYAALFTANKLNAHVVATIVADADADPVRQINMVNAIRQKYHHTDFRVQGFKIFIDGVVEFPTQTAALSKPYTGTGKSGVLMFDPANFARFATAADSAGLLVHVHAIGDRAVTETLNGFEKARSVNGNQKLPHSITHMQFVVPGDFIRFKALNILTSLQLLWAFGDVTTIDIVKPYVDPEIYRWQYPAKSLLDAGAIIAGASDWPVSSANPFEAIARAETRKGDLGVLDPKECLPRINMLYGYTIEAARVLWMDREIGSLETGKFADMILVDRDIFTATPEALAATQVKWTMFKGNMVFRK, encoded by the coding sequence ATGAAATTTCTATATACTTTACTTTTCCTCATAACCTGTTCGGTTTCTGCCCAGGAATCCCTTTTTTTCAATGGTAAGATCTTCACCGGCAACAGAAAACAACCTTTTGCCAATTCAATTCTTATCCGCAACCAGAAAATTATTGCTGTTGGCGATTTGGCGGACGTAAATAAATTTTCCGGAAAAGCCGTAAAAAAAATTGACCTCGAAGGCGGTATGGTATTACCCGGACTCATCGATAGCCATATCCACGCCATTGATGGCGGGGAAACCCTGACCAAACCAAACCTGGTGGACAATGCTTTATCAATAGCCGGATTAACTGCCTACATCAAAGGATTATACCAGCGCAAGGAAGGGTTTACCGGCGATGTGCTTGACATCTATGGCCTTAATATCAGCACCTGGTCATCACTTGACAGTATTTCAGCAGCATTTAATGGCGGGGACTTTGTTAATACACCTGTTTTCCTGCGGGGATCTGATGGCCATACGGCATGGGCTAATAATGCGTTACTTAAGAAAGCAGGTATTGATCAACGTTATATAGACGACCAATCCGAAACGCTGAAGAAATATTTTAAAAGACTGCCCAATGGCCAACCTACCGGTTTCGTTGCAGAAGATGCGGTTGGAAAAATTGCTGCAGTCATCCCGGACCAGACCAATTGGAAACTGGCTGCTGAAAAAGCCATGGAACACCTGAACAGCCTGGGAATCACAGCCTGGCTGGACCCCTCAGCTGGTAATACCCGGACAGATACGAGTGTATTATTGAATGCTTATGCCGCTTTGTTCACCGCTAATAAATTGAATGCGCATGTCGTTGCCACCATCGTTGCCGATGCTGATGCAGATCCCGTCCGGCAGATCAATATGGTGAATGCTATCCGCCAGAAGTACCACCACACTGATTTCAGGGTACAGGGATTTAAAATATTTATTGATGGCGTTGTGGAATTCCCCACACAGACGGCAGCGCTATCAAAGCCATATACTGGAACCGGGAAATCAGGTGTGCTAATGTTCGATCCTGCTAATTTTGCCCGATTTGCCACTGCAGCCGACAGCGCCGGACTACTGGTTCATGTTCATGCAATAGGTGACCGGGCCGTTACCGAAACCCTCAATGGATTTGAAAAAGCGCGTTCTGTCAACGGCAACCAAAAATTACCGCATAGTATCACCCACATGCAATTTGTAGTGCCGGGCGATTTCATAAGGTTCAAGGCACTGAATATCCTTACCTCCCTGCAGTTATTATGGGCCTTCGGCGATGTGACGACCATTGATATCGTAAAACCCTACGTAGACCCTGAAATATACCGATGGCAATATCCAGCTAAATCCTTGCTGGATGCGGGCGCCATCATTGCCGGGGCAAGCGACTGGCCGGTTAGCAGCGCAAATCCATTCGAAGCCATCGCGCGGGCAGAAACCCGTAAAGGCGACCTCGGTGTGTTGGATCCTAAAGAATGCCTGCCAAGAATTAACATGCTCTATGGCTATACCATTGAAGCAGCACGCGTACTATGGATGGACCGTGAAATCGGTTCGCTGGAAACGGGTAAATTTGCTGATATGATCCTGGTGGACCGTGATATTTTTACGGCTACTCCGGAAGCCCTGGCAGCAACACAGGTAAAATGGACCATGTTCAAAGGCAATATGGTATTCCGGAAGTAG
- a CDS encoding rhodanese-like domain-containing protein, with the protein MRAIFLSLLLGICNLASAQYKNDNKLYATVYLEDLCNALQKNPGYLILDVRSKGEYADTSHFPAANIGYLENSINIDIRELDKRWKELIAYKSKPIFVVCSHSQRSRRASALLAENGFTKVFNINEGLAGINKKKSGGMGCATELYGTKNQFTLVSPAALLALLRKPGKAVLYDLRGDSAMKGISTNERLNAFGTIKGAIPVFSETDMDKKLSVMPKNKTIILVDDFGEKSMEVATLVAREGYTDVRVLLEGMETWMSTAPVDCPGKMDNWIRTAPYQVVTIPEFQSWTEANPGYLLVDLRDSVIFANKSKEAWQNKGHIRGAVNIPAETLEKTAESWSFARDRPILLYHFSNHPDVFKTARILTNQGFSRVAVLSGGLFNLRWQAANIKGREGLFKWVEDIPEGGF; encoded by the coding sequence ATGCGGGCTATTTTCCTTTCCCTGTTACTGGGCATATGCAACCTCGCATCGGCACAATACAAAAACGACAATAAACTATATGCCACGGTATACCTGGAGGATCTTTGCAATGCATTGCAAAAGAATCCGGGATACTTAATTTTGGATGTGCGCTCCAAAGGCGAATATGCCGATACCAGTCACTTTCCCGCCGCCAATATCGGCTACCTGGAAAATTCCATCAATATTGATATCCGTGAACTCGATAAAAGGTGGAAGGAACTGATCGCCTATAAGAGCAAACCCATCTTTGTGGTTTGCTCCCACAGTCAACGCAGCCGCAGGGCTTCAGCATTGCTTGCAGAGAATGGTTTTACCAAAGTCTTTAATATCAATGAAGGCCTGGCTGGTATTAATAAGAAAAAATCGGGTGGTATGGGTTGCGCAACGGAGTTATATGGGACTAAAAACCAGTTCACCCTGGTTTCGCCCGCTGCTTTACTGGCCCTTCTTCGTAAACCTGGGAAAGCCGTCTTGTACGACCTGCGGGGTGATTCAGCTATGAAAGGGATTTCCACTAATGAAAGATTGAATGCCTTTGGTACCATAAAAGGAGCTATCCCGGTATTTTCAGAAACAGATATGGATAAGAAATTATCGGTCATGCCGAAGAATAAAACCATTATCCTGGTCGATGATTTCGGTGAAAAAAGTATGGAAGTGGCCACACTGGTGGCCAGGGAAGGGTATACTGATGTCCGTGTTTTGCTGGAAGGTATGGAAACATGGATGTCAACGGCTCCGGTTGATTGTCCGGGTAAAATGGACAACTGGATCCGGACCGCCCCTTACCAGGTTGTCACGATCCCTGAATTCCAGAGCTGGACGGAAGCCAATCCGGGTTACCTCCTGGTGGATCTGCGTGATTCGGTAATTTTTGCCAATAAATCGAAAGAAGCCTGGCAAAACAAGGGCCATATCAGGGGTGCAGTGAATATTCCTGCCGAAACTTTGGAGAAAACGGCTGAATCCTGGTCATTTGCCCGGGACCGGCCGATCCTGCTCTACCATTTTTCTAACCATCCGGATGTCTTTAAAACAGCGCGGATCCTTACCAATCAAGGGTTCAGCAGGGTGGCGGTATTGTCCGGCGGCTTGTTTAACCTCCGCTGGCAGGCTGCCAATATCAAAGGCCGGGAAGGTTTGTTCAAATGGGTAGAAGATATTCCGGAGGGCGGGTTTTAA
- a CDS encoding tryptophan-rich sensory protein — MSSTSIKRWSVLNMMAFAAVIAVNTLAITLPINGMDTGKISDLYPNLFVPAGFTFSIWSVIYLLLLFFCVYCLKVAFGRNKRPVPIQAVEAVSPLFFISCLLNISWIMLWHYLQIGLSVFVMVLFLLTLILAYLRLLPYINSLNLVEMICIRLPFSVYLGWISVATVANFTALLVHMDWNGFGLDDANWSTLMISVATLLGTIFLYKWKELAYGLVITWALFGIYSKQINTSSLVGYAAITGMAILVFGLLIAAYRSIETRRANH, encoded by the coding sequence ATGAGTTCAACCTCTATAAAGAGATGGTCGGTTTTAAATATGATGGCTTTTGCAGCTGTTATTGCCGTTAACACCCTTGCGATAACCTTGCCGATCAATGGGATGGATACCGGTAAAATTTCGGATCTCTATCCCAACCTCTTTGTTCCTGCAGGCTTCACCTTCAGCATTTGGTCGGTTATCTATTTATTGCTGCTGTTTTTCTGTGTGTATTGCCTTAAGGTTGCCTTTGGCCGGAATAAACGCCCGGTTCCTATCCAGGCGGTCGAAGCTGTCTCGCCTTTATTTTTTATCAGTTGCCTGTTGAATATCAGCTGGATCATGCTCTGGCATTACCTGCAGATCGGCCTGTCTGTTTTCGTAATGGTATTATTCCTGCTGACTTTAATTCTTGCGTATCTCCGCCTCCTTCCTTATATCAACAGCCTGAACCTTGTGGAGATGATTTGTATCCGGCTGCCCTTTTCAGTGTACCTGGGCTGGATCAGTGTAGCGACCGTAGCCAATTTCACTGCTTTGCTGGTGCATATGGACTGGAATGGTTTTGGGCTTGATGATGCAAACTGGAGTACCCTTATGATTTCCGTGGCCACTTTATTAGGAACGATCTTCCTGTATAAATGGAAAGAACTGGCCTATGGACTGGTGATCACCTGGGCGCTTTTCGGCATCTATTCCAAACAAATCAATACCAGTAGCCTTGTGGGATATGCGGCAATAACCGGCATGGCCATATTGGTTTTCGGCCTGCTGATTGCTGCGTACAGGTCAATTGAAACGCGTCGGGCAAACCATTAA
- a CDS encoding NADPH-dependent FMN reductase translates to MNQQQENIKPGPISFLVFSASLRKDSLNTRLAKIAVAVIEKNGGKVDFANMSEFDCPSFNQDLEINDFHPAGAVEFRKRLLANDAFIIASPEFNGAMPGFLKNTIDWVSRYRPQPFNEQHALLMSASPSMAGGNRALWTLRMPLEHLGTNVFPNMFSLAIAHKAFTPEGSIADATLAKRFEDNIVAFMNLVEAAKNYPCIKKAWVEFLGEVPDPVTERVE, encoded by the coding sequence ATGAACCAGCAACAGGAAAACATAAAGCCCGGGCCAATTAGTTTCCTTGTTTTTTCAGCTTCACTGAGAAAAGACTCGCTGAATACCCGGCTGGCAAAAATTGCTGTAGCTGTCATTGAGAAAAATGGCGGCAAAGTGGACTTTGCAAACATGAGTGAGTTCGATTGCCCCTCCTTCAACCAGGATCTTGAGATCAATGATTTCCACCCGGCAGGAGCAGTTGAATTCCGTAAGCGGCTGTTAGCGAATGATGCTTTTATTATTGCCTCCCCTGAATTTAACGGTGCCATGCCCGGGTTCCTGAAAAATACGATTGACTGGGTGTCAAGGTATCGTCCGCAACCCTTCAATGAACAGCATGCTTTGCTGATGTCGGCTTCCCCTTCAATGGCAGGCGGCAACCGGGCGCTCTGGACCTTACGTATGCCGCTGGAACATCTTGGTACAAATGTTTTCCCGAATATGTTCTCATTGGCCATTGCCCATAAAGCGTTTACACCAGAGGGTAGTATTGCTGATGCAACCCTGGCTAAACGCTTTGAAGATAACATTGTGGCTTTCATGAACCTTGTTGAAGCTGCAAAGAATTACCCTTGTATTAAAAAGGCCTGGGTGGAATTTTTAGGAGAGGTGCCCGATCCTGTTACAGAAAGGGTTGAGTAA
- a CDS encoding glycoside hydrolase family 10 protein, whose translation MKKSFVVFALALCAVNSPSQAQSPVSPVRPPEESVPVTTSPVQKEFRAAWIATVDNIDWPTKGTVDPETQRAEYIRLLDMHVANGLNAVIVQVRPAADAFFPSQYEPWSEWLTGKQGKPPVPWYDPLQFMIAAAHERGLEFHAWLNPYRAIFNLNKSIPAKTHVTRIHPEWFLNYGDKKYFDPGNKEVQQFVGKIVQDMVARYDVDAVHFDDYFYPYRIPGKEFPDSRSYQQYGKAMSRDDWRRSNVDSIIVLLSKTIKAEKPWVKFGISPFGVWRNNDKDSTGSNTRAGQTNYDDLYADIVLWLKKGWIDYVAPQLYWEFGHKAADFETLLDWWSRNSYGKHCYIGLGLYKAGTSAPWRDKNQVPRMIRAIRNTPNIQGEIYFSSKSFVGNPNGWSDSLRLNYYAAPAVIPEMEWVEKKEVNGKR comes from the coding sequence ATGAAAAAATCTTTTGTCGTATTTGCGCTAGCCCTATGCGCAGTCAATAGCCCGTCCCAGGCCCAATCACCAGTTTCACCGGTCCGGCCACCGGAAGAATCCGTTCCCGTGACCACTTCACCGGTTCAAAAAGAATTCAGGGCAGCCTGGATCGCCACGGTGGATAATATTGACTGGCCGACAAAAGGCACGGTAGACCCCGAGACGCAACGGGCAGAATACATCAGGTTGTTAGACATGCATGTAGCCAATGGGCTGAATGCGGTGATCGTGCAGGTGCGGCCGGCCGCCGATGCCTTTTTCCCTTCCCAATACGAACCCTGGAGCGAATGGTTAACCGGTAAGCAGGGCAAGCCGCCGGTACCCTGGTATGATCCCCTGCAATTCATGATCGCTGCAGCGCATGAACGCGGGCTGGAATTTCATGCCTGGCTCAATCCGTACCGGGCTATTTTCAACCTGAATAAATCGATACCAGCCAAAACCCATGTCACCCGGATACACCCGGAGTGGTTCCTGAATTATGGCGACAAGAAATATTTTGATCCGGGTAATAAAGAAGTACAGCAATTTGTAGGCAAGATCGTTCAGGATATGGTGGCACGTTACGATGTGGATGCCGTGCATTTTGATGATTATTTTTACCCATATCGTATACCGGGAAAAGAGTTCCCGGACAGTCGCAGTTACCAGCAATATGGTAAGGCTATGAGTCGCGATGACTGGCGCCGCAGTAATGTGGACTCCATCATTGTATTATTATCCAAAACGATCAAGGCAGAAAAGCCCTGGGTTAAATTCGGGATATCTCCCTTTGGAGTATGGCGGAATAACGATAAAGATTCAACCGGCAGTAATACCAGGGCCGGCCAAACCAATTATGATGACCTCTATGCCGATATCGTTTTGTGGCTGAAAAAAGGATGGATCGATTATGTAGCCCCGCAGTTGTATTGGGAGTTTGGCCACAAAGCGGCAGATTTTGAAACGCTGCTGGACTGGTGGAGCAGGAACAGTTATGGCAAGCATTGTTACATTGGGCTTGGATTATATAAAGCAGGTACCAGTGCACCGTGGCGGGATAAAAACCAGGTTCCGCGAATGATACGGGCCATCAGGAACACACCAAATATCCAGGGTGAAATTTATTTCAGCAGTAAGAGTTTTGTAGGAAATCCAAATGGCTGGTCCGATAGTTTGCGGCTGAATTATTATGCAGCTCCGGCAGTGATTCCGGAAATGGAATGGGTGGAGAAGAAAGAGGTGAACGGGAAACGGTGA